The DNA region TGGATGAGCAGTGAGTAATGCTCTACTTTGTTTGGAAGGTGAATAGTGTTactgtatatgtacatatatataatttgagtattattatttatgggCGGGAACAATGTTGACCCATCAAACTTGAGTTGAGGTTTAGCCTTTactcacattttcgagaggtatGGTACTTTATTTTCAGTTGTACAAAAGGTTATGGCTAAGGTTTGAACTGAACGGACTATGGTTACAGTTAAGGCTCATTATTTTGCTGAACCATGAATAGCTGGTTACGGTTTGAATTGGATAGTTCACAATTATAAACCgttagttaaaaaaaatgttcaaaatgaTCACACCAATTATATGCAAAAATGTAATTGGATCATCTATTTTAAGAAATTGTAATTGGATCTCTGAACAAtctaaaattatgtaattaaatcaaaattgacatgttcatTTGGTTATAGTGGCGTGGTGGTCATTCTATTAAAAACTAACCTCTCCCTCGATTTTTGTCTCTTCCGGAAAGGAAGAAATGTCATTTGTCTCTAGCCTAGAGTCAAAAAGGTTTCTTCTCGGGCTGGAGACAAAGAAATGACACTCGTTCCTGGCTTGGAGATGAAGATGGGGAGGGgtgagttttttgtttttgttttttgtttttataatctaattttatttaaaattattaaaataaatttaaaaataattttttaataaggtGTCTGGaagaacatgtcaattttggttcaattgcataattttatacTACATATCATTTAGGGACTCAATTACTTTTCTTTTGAGCTAGATAgtctaactattttttttttttgtgtagttcagtgacctatttgagCATTACTCTAAAAACAAAAAGTgataataaactaaaattatgAGTTGACAATTCACTTcagtatttcaaaatttcaattagttttGGTAAAACTAAATACAAGctcttcaagtttttttttcttttttttttaataaaataaattgcaacactttaaaaattaaaactcaaatacaaaatttaaaatataagattGTACAATGCATGAGATaacaattcaaataataaatctataGTGCAAGTAATGGACAAGAAATAATAATGTTGCTGCTAAAAATTGAATCTCGGTGCTCTGGTTGGAGAAAGGACCACAAGCCACTAGACTAGGATGAGTATAGTAAACAATTAGGTCATGTCTAAAGGGGAAACATGAGACACCTTATATAGTGCAAAGGACCCTCCATATGCTTGACAAGTGTATGACTTTCGTTATCCTCCATTCTTGGTCATACGTGTGTCCCCCAACTACTTGTCACATCGCCATTCATCTGAATATTTATAAACCGCCGTGCCTTTTTATGTAAGGACTGAGTAGCTTGATTGGTAGGCACTTGTGTTGGTGCCTAATGGGTTATAGATTTGAACCTTGCTTGTTGCATCCTCCACTATATTTTGCTCCCTTATCTTCTTCCATCCTTCCTAGCCAACCAAGAATTTTACTCTTCTGGGGCCAAAACCTCACCAATAAAAATGGACCCCCTTGGGCCAAGatctttcaaataaaatagcCTCTCAAGCCCTGGGGCCCAATGGCCCCATCACAAGTCCCTCTCTTTCTTTGGTTGTCTTTGACGAGTAAAGAAAGTATAGATGCTCCCTATCTTCTTCACACCTAACCTCCTAGACTCCTGGGTCGAAAGGTTCTCATCTGTTTTGAATAGCTTGGTCCCTAACGCTTTCTATGCGGTTCGCTCGACTACTTTTTCCCTTGAGGCACAGTGTTTCCTTGGGTCGTCTTCCCTGCTTGCAGGCCCATCAAGGATGATGCTCAGCCGCATTCCTTGCATGTGGGTCGACTAGCCACCTTCCCTGCTTTCTGTTGTTGTTTCTCCCATGGGTGTGTTGTCTAGCTAGCCAAGCTGTTTTTATAACTTGCAAGCCTCGAAAAAGTAGATATGTATTTTTTCCTTTGGCTACCTATCTAACCTGCAAGCCCAACCATAATCggggtgtttttttttccctcttgaGCTGTCTACCCTACTTTGTGAGCATAACACTGGAAGTGATAtcgttttttcttttctcctttGGGTTGCCTACCCAACCTACAAGCCTAACcataacatttttttctctTGTACCGCTTACCCTGCGTTGCGAGCCCAAcaataatcctttttttttcctcttggGCAACCTATTTTGCATTCCAGGCCCAATATTAGGAACGATATCATAtttaaggaataagggtcaaattgaCCATCGAACGAAACGTGAAAGTGCAATCAAGCGATCAAACaactaaaagtgcaattacaccATTCAACAACACAAATGTGTGCGATTTCACCTAGTAACCTGTATACTTCCCTTCTTTCCGATACTTGCTGATGTGGAGGCTGAGTtgacttttcttttttatttcttctttcctAGTTCCTACCGTGTGCAAATTAAACATGCAAAAGAAGCCGAAAACACACAGATGGAAACCATTTCGATCATCTGAAAAAGTAAAGGAAGGCTAGCTATATATGTACGCACATAACTTCTATCATCACATGCATATATACTTACTTCAATAATTCATTAACCCATTAAAAGGTGCCAAGTACATGGATTTGAAATTTCTGTCTGTTAAGGAGAAGGTACAAAATCAAAAGAGTATCAATAGTGCATTTTGGCACGATCTTGTGATCGCGGATCCGTTGACTAAGGGATTGGCGTCCAAAACCTTCATTGGCCATGTTGGTAAAATTGGTCATACTGTTAAAGTCCTTGTATAACGGTTAATCCTGCCATACATGTATGGATTTGTGTTTGATTAGCACATTGGGTTGCTGATACTCTTAGATATCTATTCaggttttgattttgttattgttgatgttgaTCACTTATTTATGCATAATTCAGAAGTGATAACATCGGTCTTATTTAGTTAAGACATAAGAAATAAGGATATTTCGGATTTTGACCTTATTATTATGGTTCGAATTCTTATTAACTGTGATACATGGAAGGGAGCAGGACGCTATGTCAGGCCTGTAACCGCCATGATTCGgttagtaaagttcgatgaggtTCTGACttctacattttcatattaagtgAGCTCAAATTAAGGACTGAAAATGTAAAgtcatgcttatatgaatcaagtgggagaatgttagaaATAGTTTATTCCTAATgttgattcatataataaaggtgtcatgcttatatgaatcaagtgggagactgttagaaataattatttcctaacaattgatttatataataaaggttgtaattccataagggactcacgttgatgattagtgatgtataaaggcggaattactgggtgaaaattccctccctctcattctgttaaaatttaagtttataagagttaaaagatgtataatggaaaaaggatatgggttctcctaaaaggaggtttcacattcctaaaGGGATTTCTATTCCTGAAAGGAGGTTTCCCATTCTTCTTGAAAGAGgtttctcatcacatctataaatacccagGAAAACTCAAGGGATGATATGGTTTTCCAATCATAGGCTTCTAGTCCCTGAGTTTTCTAGTCTCCATAtcatcaggaggtgattaaggcaTACAGATCATAGAGGTGAAGCATTATTGGTTATTCAAGTTAGAGATTACATGGAACCAAGTAAGTCTTTAtcctttattcttgttttaattaaagatccataaTCATAAACATtatttagttgattaattttatttacatgtgattcattgttatttgtgcttCCGTATTTaagttataagcgcataaaGGTTTTAATCAACAGAATCCGCTCTCGATCTGTGATGATATTGCGGCCATTGTGGCTATGAAGAAGCTTGACATGCAATCTATCGGGCAAGTGGGGGAGAGTTCCACTCCAATAGAGGTTTCTTGAAATGGGGCTTTGGCTTAAAGCTTTGATTTTGAAGGGCAGGTAGAGAGGGGGTGGGGAGAGGGAGAAGTGGTGGGTAAGAATGGTAATGGTTTGCTCTATTTGAGGATTGATGGTTCACAACACTCCCTCTGAAGCTCTCGATCAAAAGGTTTGGAAGTGCATTTTGTGTTTGTGCTGTGGGCTTTTCTTCCATGTCtgcttttaatttaatttgtgtatCATAAACCAAGAGGATGAGCGGAAAGggttctttgcatgagagagagACACATAGGCAGAGAGATATATGTTCTGCTTCTGATATCACTGGAGGATGCAGTGCAGAAGTTATTGCAGGTGGTGAGTGGTGTGGGTGGTGGTTGGCGCGGGGTGCTGGACTACTGGGTGTTGGATTTTATTTCATTTGTGGTTTGCCGCCGAGAATTTGAGCTGGGAAGTTTACCGACGGGTTGGGAATTGTtcaccgggaaatttgatccGATGATGGGGATTGAAGGAATGAAACTCTCGCCAGAAGAAGTTCAAGGTGCCATGTCAAACAGGTcaacattaaaattaatcaGGTCAACAAGAAAGAAGCTCCACATCAGCTAACAATCGGTGTCATGTCATCTTGTTACCTGGGAAACCTGTGAAAAGttctagatgaaaaaaaataattggttTGTGAATCGAAACAGCACTTATGAAATGtgagggtgcggcatgaagaatCTGTTATAGTTCATGGTGTGTGATGGCACTTTagccttaaatttataaattttttcacTATTTTATCTATATCCCTACCATACGCACACTTATAAAAGTGACCTCATTTTCAAATCACATTAAAAACAATCaaacaatcaaacaaacaaaataaataaaaatgaatttaaaaaatgtgcaaAAAGAATGTCGCAACAACTGCAACTTGCGGCAACCTTTTGTACTTTGCAATTGTGATTGCAAGCTTGCAAGCAACAcgtcaaacaaaacaaaagaaaagaagaaaaaaaaaatggcacaAACTTCCATGTCATCTTGAAAGTGGTAAAATTTAAGGGATAAATATAGCCTTacttaacatttatatttattactattactTTTTGTTACATGAGAGCAGTATAaaacgcaaattatattgcGAATTAGGATTCACCTTGTGTTGTGAACAATGGTATAAAATAATGTCAATTTGTTTAAATTGGCACGatatttttttgctttttctttttcttttccttctgtTTGGtaggtatataatatgttaattgtagatatataatatgttaactatatgtacataatatgttaattataaatgTATCATATCAagtaatttaacaattttttcatTATGGACTTAAGGTATATGAAAATGATCTAATAGGCTCTTGaactttatatgaaaaaaataattagcctcataaactttgaaaagttacaattaaacatataaaCTTATTGTTTTTGTGCAATCTAGAGTTTTGACAATTGAAATTGACAATTGTTGAATGGTCATCGTTTtgattaccaattattaccgaTGAATAACCAACTATTAGGCCAAGTTGCATAAAAATGACATTTGTAACATGAAAATGAGTGATTAAGTAGGTGAAACATAATTCTCTTACATAATGTTCACAAATCGCATATAATCTTCTTAGAGTGTTTTATCTCTCATACATAGCTTCAAAACTATTACACATAAGCAAACAAGCCAGTTGAGGTGGACTATTACACAAGAGTAGACAAACTGGTTGAAGAAGTGATAGAGCTAAGTATAAATTGGGGTGATACTTCTCCATTACACAGGACCAGATGAGATGAGGAGATCATGATCGGTTTTTCTATCctttatgttttcaaaaaaagggaaaaaaaaaaagaagaaaactttGGATATGGAGCAGTTTTAAATTTTCGACTAGACCAATTGTCCTACCTATTAAAAGTGTTTACAATTCAACGATGAAAATAGTCTCTATATTTGACAATGAAAAGTTTgggtacaccaaaaaaaattctCTCTTCCCATGCAAAAAGTATGAGCATTGCTATTTTTCCTTCAAAGTGAGATCTTGACGGGCCTGGAAAATTAAATGCACATTAAATACAGATTTGACATTGGGGgagaaaatttaattaaaaaaaaaaaacgtaaggAGCGAGTAAAGTTGTGGGTTTTTGACAAAAATGGACTGAtttaaacttgaaaaaaaaaaagcaaaattatTTCTCTAAGTACATttcaaacaattttattttctattactAAAACACATCTGGAaaagtatttttgtttttaaaaaaaaaatcaaaattctatattttgtcaatttttgttTGGACCACCAAGAAAATACTTATTTCTGTCCAATGTACTTGTTTCTATATAGACGATatacttgttttttcaaaaactaaagaagagcatagagctcatctttacactatctttactatttttgaaaaatatggacttattgtttcgaaaaagaaaatggaactttgcaaaaaccatatttcttttttaggagCTGAGATAGGAGAAGGCACTATTAAACTACAACCACATATTTCTAGGAAAATACTTGAATTCCCAGAtaaacttgaaaacttaaaacaattacaatcctttctaggattagtaaattacactagaccttattttaaagatcttgcaaaactcactacaccactttacaataaatcacaaaccaaaggatatagaaactttaatgaccaagacattaaaattgttcaacaaataaaagaaaaaatccaacaacttgaacccatggctttgccattagattcagactacttaatagtacaaactgatggaagtaaagatggatggggaggaatacttattaagaaaccaactgaatattctcctaaatctactgaaaaactctgtagatacacttctggtgtatttaaggaaaaaggatacttaacttctatggattatgaattacttgctattatttatgtcctggaaaaatttgcactttttatactttcaagaaaattttttactataaggacagattgcgagtccatagtaaaatttgcagacactaaaaatgaaaggaaacttactgcaaacagatggctcaaattcagagaatttgtgctaactagaggtttccatattaaatgggaacatactaaaggaaaagataatagACTTGCTGATATCCTTTCCAGAAACATTCTAGACTATAAACTGTATGATCctccataaatcatttttaacaatttgtctAAAGTTTTGCAGAACTTTTCTAGACTTTACTATGGAGAAAACTTTCAAGGTAGACAGGTATGAACTTGCTGTTATTCCTGAAAGGAATCAGTTCAAAACTCCACTTCGTGAGAAACTTACTGAAGAAGAGCAATGCTTGGTTGACAATATTTGGAGCTTGTCAACTATAGCCCAATCCTCCGGAAGGAAGGCCACTTGCGTAAACTACTTAATCCAACTTTTGGTCTCTGGAAGGCATAAGACCAAGAAAccatttacttgttatgcacTTTATACTGGCAGGAATGCTGGTTTATACTTGACTTGGGAAGAGATGATCACTGAACTTGAGGAATTTAAGAAAGATCCAAAATCTGGAACTCCTTTGTACAAAGGATATTACAGTATTGAGGATGCTACTTCTGCTTTAACTCAGAAGTTCGGAAATGATTTTGTTATTTCTGAACAGACACTTAGGTATAAAGAATACCTAAAACACTTGGATCAGTTCTCTGATCAAGAACTTCTGAAAACTTTAGAAACTGGAGCTTCTAGCTCAATGAAACTTcagaggtttgaacctcaaactcccaGAAAGAAACTTGAGAACACTTTCTCAGAAGTGATGAAAACTTCCTTGAAACTTAAGGAAAAGGAGATTCCTTCACTTGGAAAGATCCCAACTCCAGCCGTTTCCCTCAAAACTATCACTTCCCCTtcactaaccaaaactccagCCTCTCCTGGAGAATgttctttaaaaacttttgctTTACTCCAAGAATGCCTGGCTCAAATTGCCAACTCTGGCATTTCAACTCCTGGAATCTCAATTTCTTGGGATTTCAATTATAACCTTTATAaaacttgttctttactttttCCAGATTGTCCAGAAAACCAACAATCTGATGATTTCGAATGCCTTTGTAAACTTGAATTTGCCATTAGAAGAGCTAGACTTCTTATTCCTGGgtttaaaccttttaaatttcaggatTATCCAGTCAACTTTTCTACACTTTTAAAACATGGGTTGGTTAAGTCAGCTAATATCTCTCCACTCCATGAATTTTCTGGAATACTTCCAGAAATGCTGGCAGAAACTTTTGAAACTATTATCCCTGAATTTCCCAAAAAATTCAGATTGGATTTCACTTCCCTTTACCCagacttcaaagaaaataaacctgCATATCATTTACTAGAAGTGAACTTCCATAAGGTGGATGATGAATACAAGGACTTTGAACCAGAACACCAACATCCCAAGGCCTTGAAACTGGAAGAAACAATGGAAATACAACTTGACCAGGCCAGAGCCAAGATACTTGCTGAAAACTTCAACTGGACAAAATACAGATTTGCCAACAAAAACATACTTAGAGAAGATTCCCAAGGGAAAATCTACTGTGATCCAAGCATCGGATCAAgatacttttttccatttgaagtCACTCACTCCAATCCAAGACTTGTCAACTCCTACAAGAGAAGGATCAGGAGAGTACTGCCAAGAACTTTGTCTTCTTCGACTCtactttgactacaacatcactgtaccaaatcataacttaattaaacaaggattagacaaaactttccctacagaaatctcaaatactatactttcaaagttagaatttcaaaccttccaagaaaccttatgtctagattcaattacagaatctactggtcaactttttgaaaaacacgaactagaacttaaactcaaagaattatcccactttgtaattacttcaaatcacatatcagacttcagaggtttccttagaccttttgaggtaaacgccacttaccaccttggtaacaaactccaaattttcaactttcccacttataataatcatcatgagactgatgattgggataggagacactggaattattccagtggaccagagacagactaaaactttataaacctttactaaaggcatactccactcctgcgggagcataCCCCCCCCTTACTTGGTATCTAAACAATAGTGTATCTAAATTGTTAAAtttcaatatacatatataataatatatatatatatatatatatatatatatatataattattaaaataataataataataataagagtgtATCTAAATTGATAAGGACTGAATTCTACTTTCTCATATTTACTTTTTGAGGTGGCAAATaatgataagttatttttatcatgtAGATCTAAGAAAATTATCTAAATCAAAAATTGAGAGTGCATATAATAATTTCCATTGAATTTACATCGTTGTTTCCATGTAAAAGCAGTATCTGTTTCGCTTCTCAGGGGAattcaaagtttcaaacttcCCTTTTCCAGTTTCACGcgcaaaattaattaaaaatttaaaattatattccgTTTCGTATATCTTATCTTTCTCGTAACGTCTCCCTTAAATATTCGGTTTCCCGATTGTattccttttcttctcccaatTGCATTCCTATAAATCCCCTCAACAACAATTCCTACTTTCTTCATAATCTCTATCACGTAATTTCGACGATCGACCGGCGGGATATATATGATGGATGAGAAGTACCGGCAGTACCAGCGTGTGTTCGACTACTTTGACGAGAACGGCGACGGGAAGGTGTCGGCGGCGGAGCTCCAGCAGCGAATGGGCGGCGCTGTGTGTTTAGAGGAAGAGGAAACGGAGGGGTGGGGCGAAGAAGGGGTGAGCTTCGAGGAATTTGTGAGGATTGTGGAGGAAGGGAGCGAGGAAGAGAAGGATAGGGAGTTGAAGGAGGCGTTTAGGATGTACGAGATGGAGGGGCGCGGTGGCATAACGGCCGAGAGTTTGCAGAGAATGCTGGGGAAATTGGGGGAGGAGAGGTCCATTCGTGAATGCAAGAACATGATTGCTTGTTACGATCTCAATGGGGACGGGCTCCTCTGTTTCTATGAGTTTAAGGTTATGATGACCTCTTCATTCTAGCTACTTCCTTTGTATAGTCTTGGTCATGTTAGATTCTATACTCTTTATTTATTACttcgtatttatttatttattcagtagttattttttttttataaaaaaaacaatatattttttgtgcaATTCTTTTA from Ipomoea triloba cultivar NCNSP0323 chromosome 6, ASM357664v1 includes:
- the LOC116023086 gene encoding putative calcium-binding protein CML19; translated protein: MMDEKYRQYQRVFDYFDENGDGKVSAAELQQRMGGAVCLEEEETEGWGEEGVSFEEFVRIVEEGSEEEKDRELKEAFRMYEMEGRGGITAESLQRMLGKLGEERSIRECKNMIACYDLNGDGLLCFYEFKVMMTSSF